A single genomic interval of Pochonia chlamydosporia 170 chromosome 7, whole genome shotgun sequence harbors:
- a CDS encoding farnesyl-diphosphate farnesyltransferase (similar to Aspergillus fumigatus Af293 XP_746810.1): MALLAKAAYFASHPYYLGLLMQWHLFHKPSNKAPETETAKTCFKFLDHSSRSFALVINQLHPELRLPICIFYLVLRGLDTIEDDPSIPDDVKESLLRGFSAHLDEDWTFAGNRAEEKDREVLVHFDVVTGEFRKLKGVYQGIIRDITRLMGGGMADYVVGREICTVEEYDHYCWYVAGIVGQGLTQLFIETGFAAETLRNEELYRSMGLMLQKNNIIRDVHEDYLEGRHFWPQQIWGKYVDNFDDLFLMENREQAVMCSSEMILNALRHVPHCMVYLSKIQEKSVFMFCAVAQCMALATLEACFRNGSVFEESVRISRGQVMEVLVSCAEGRVWGICGMYVGRIKGRNGVGDANFGAIRDVCCEIEDVLDSLEEGDGDEDGDGLDSLCCAMGHTLETCPSEVIEEVVKLLDWKDIQTLRLTGKEISTKASQGRLHRTCLSKYVDLTNDALRAFTTALSSLGKVPRVKHLYLVGLVPKKNEPLRQPVGESHLLVEAFNEIAKRSTNGRLESLTLRMAVACSDGTRLLPVEVNDTPDRVKVLIAPRGITIPKNVWSCAAETWKLMLRALAASELRVENINAFNEADMHRCSIPCDHIGTKYGPGLAESVKPLKSLSLSICDRVFHVAEDSRGRAVTFEVDSSDSEDTTTDYHAQAAEEENFVGIAKLIELCPRLEHLNLHYFHMYNKKLNVLTEFRSERILQHVVELDKLPRLTGCTLRGLSARGDDLLDLITRTRPERLSLQTIQLCQGRFAPIIEYCGSDEADMKALLLDTLYEPREGHGGNEMVHFDVDVDRYPAITDVLEAHLASISGGSERLQRDQDTIKLPIPFFVSCPWFIGSPFTVAYRTRQRLEYG; encoded by the exons ATGGCCCTCCTCGCCAAAGCAGCATATTTTGCATCCCACCCATATTACCTAGGCCTCTTGATGCAATG GCACCTATTCCACAAGCCCTCAAACAAAGCCCCCGAAACGGAAACAGCAAAAACATGCTTCAAGTTCCTAGACCATTCGAGCCGGTCGTTCGCCCTCGTTATCAACCAGTTACATCCTGAGCTGCGCCTCCCGATATGTATATTCTACCTCGTTCTTCGTGGTCTGGATACCATTGAGGATGATCCGTCTATCCCGGATGACGTCAAGGAATCTCTTCTTAGGGGATTTAGTGCGCATTTGGATGAAGATTGGACGTTTGCGGGTAATCGggcggaggagaaggatCGTGAGGTGCTGgtccattttgatgttgtgaCGGGTGAATTTAGGAAGTTGAAGGGGGTTTATCAAGGCATTATAAGGGATATTACTCGTCTGATGGGCGGTGGTATGGCTGACTATGTTGTTGGTAGGGAGATTTGCACGGTTGAGGAGTATGATCATTATTGTTGGTATGTGGCGGGGATAGTAGGGCAGGGACTAACACAACTGTTCATTGAGACGGGGTTTGCGGCGGAAACCCTGAGGAATGAGGAGTTGTACCGGTCGATGGGCTTGATGCTCCAGAAGAACAACATTATTCGGGACGTGCACGAGGATTATCTGGAAGGTCGACACTTTTGGCCGCAGCAAATTTGGGGCAAGTACGtggacaactttgacgaTTTGTTTCTGATGGAGAATCGTGAACAGGCGGTCATGTGTAGTTCGGAAATGATTCTCAATGCACTGCGCCACGTGCCTCATTGTATGGTATATTTATCCAAGATACAGGAGAAGAGTGTCTTCATGTTTTGTGCTGTAGCGCAGTGTATGGCACTCGCGACGCTGGAGGCATGTTTCCGGAATGGGAGTGTATTTGAGGAGAGTGTCAGGATCAGTAGGGGCCAGGTTATGGAGGTTTTGGTGTCGTGTGCGGAGGGGAGAGTCTGGGGGATTTGTGGGATGTATGTTGGTAGGATTAAGGGGAGGAATGGGGTTGGGGATGCGAACTTTGGGGCGATTAGGGATGTTTGTTGTGAG ATTGAGGATGTGCTTGATTCTTTGGAAGagggagatggtgatgaggatggggatggg CTTGACTCACTGTGCTGTGCCATGGGTCACACACTGGAGACCTGTCCAAGCGAGGTCATCGAAGAAGTCGTCAAACTCCTAGACTGGAAAGACATCCAGACCCTGCGACTCACAGGCAAGGAGATATCTACGAAAGCGTCACAAGGGCGCCTTCACCGTACATGCCTGTCAAAATACGTTGACCTTACGAACGATGCGTTGCGAGCCTTTACCACTGCCCTTTCGAGTCTGGGCAAGGTACCTCGCGTCAAGCACCTGTATCTAGTTGGCTTGGTGCCGAAGAAAAATGAGCCGCTTCGCCAACCAGTGGGAGAGAGTCATCTGCTCGTAGAAGCATTCAATGAGATCGCCAAGCGCAGCACAAACGGTCGCCTTGAGTCACTCACGCTTAGGATGGCCGTCGCTTGCAGTGACGGCACTAGACTGCTGCCAGTGGAAGTGAACGACACTCCTGACAGAGTGAAGGTTCTCATCGCGCCGAGGGGTATTACCATACCGAAGAATGTGTGGTCTTGCGCAGCTGAGACGtggaagttgatgttgcgAGCCCTGGCGGCGAGTGAGTTGCGCGTTGAGAacatcaacgccttcaacGAAGCAGACATGCATCGGTGCAGCATACCGTGCGATCACATCGGCACGAAGTATGGCCCTGGCCTTGCAGAATCAGTCAAGCCCCTCAAGTCTCTGTCGCTCAGCATCTGCGACAGGGTCTTTCACGTCGCGGAAGATAGTCGCGGCAGAGCCGTTACCTTTGAGGTTGATAGTAGCGACAGCGAGGATACGACGACAGATTACCACGCTCAAGctgccgaggaggaaaatTTCGTCGGCATCGCCAAACTCATTGAGCTGTGCCCACGGCTTGAGCATCTCAATCTGCACTATTTTCACATGTACAACAAGAAACTAAATGTGCTCACCGAGTTTCGCTCCGAGAGGATCCTGCAACATGTCGTagagctggacaagctgcCCAGGTTGACTGGTTGCACGCTCCGTGGACTATCGGCCAGAGGAGATGACTTGCTTGATCTTATCACACGGACAAGGCCGGAGCGCTTGTCTCTGCAGACTATTCAATTATGCCAGGGGAGGTTTGCTCCGATAATTGAGTACTGCGGGAGCGATGAGGCTGACATGAAGGCATTGCTGCTGGACACTCTCTACGAGCCAAGAGAGGGCCATGGTGGCAATGAGATGGTTCactttgatgtcgatgttgatCGTTATCCAGCTATAACTGATGTGCTTGAAGCGCATCTGGCAAGTATTAGCGGCGGCAGCGAGAGGTTACAACGGGATCAAGATACAATCAAGCTGCCGATTCCGTTTTTCGTGTCGTGTCCGTGGTTTATTGGAAGTCCGTTTACAGTGGCATATAGAACGAGACAGCGCTTAGAATATGGCTGA
- a CDS encoding G protein-coupled receptor (similar to Magnaporthe oryzae 70-15 XP_003712827.1) → MWPFTKCGNDACTARNPNTLDTKALVALLPFAAAFIIVDILVVRYVFPKLSRAHDEYRDGEDHYLPAHAPPALRQAHAEHGSKSWKRRGAAWTFGATVALASTLGLLILAEILEAVDPVAKNLALHVTVPSLLFLLIVLVPWLQCRAIITSAGWSFQRTAKGSIPKMAWSLQLVLFGAWLFTFWSVGNTVPESATKDLYERGMKRSYSEILTKECLERVGVVGICLMALLAGFASVSTPWHTFIDASTRKKRPVTEADVNRKQAGLEATSEMLVTKRHRLQQLERKASDPATAAKSSSGLVGKMLGTFRGISNDEAEMRALRLDISGLETMEANLASNLSLMQNHRAATVRASTTCGQIMLVPSYVFAGYCVYRILATTLTTFRRFHSPSASFANSDPINRFLGLMARHWDPKLDQLAWARTISFALSGVILLASANSVVQTFHLFAKWTPGLLRHAQANLALTIGQITATYVISASLLLRSQLPAKAGGAVTGVLQGALSPSFVDHWFETWFLLGSVLTTLGIWLGRKLSRGFDDDWDDYGMEEMGAKRS, encoded by the coding sequence ATGTGGCCATTCACAAAATGCGGCAACGACGCCTGCACCGCCCGTAACCCGAATACCCTCGACACCAAGGCGCTGGTCGCTCTGCTCCCTTTCGCAGCGGCTTTTATCATCGTTGATATCCTCGTTGTCCGATACGTGTTCCCCAAACTGAGCCGCGCGCACGACGAATATCGCGACGGCGAAGACCACTACCTCCCCGCGCATGCGCCGCCAGCGTTGCGACAAGCCCACGCAGAGCACGGCAGCAAGAGCTGGAAACGACGAGGCGCGGCGTGGACATTTGGCGCTACAGTTGCTCTAGCTTCTACGCTGGGCTTGCTCATTCTAGCTGAAATATTGGAGGCTGTTGATCCGGTGGCGAAGAATCTGGCTTTGCATGTCACTGTGCCGTCGCTGCTCTTCCTTCTGATTGTGTTGGTCCCCTGGCTACAATGTcgagccatcatcaccagcgcGGGATGGAGCTTCCAACGTACGGCCAAGGGCTCAATCCCCAAGATGGCTTGGTCCCTACAGCTTGTGCTTTTCGGCGCATGGCTATTCACATTCTGGTCTGTCGGGAACACGGTACCAGAATCAGCTACCAAGGACCTGTACGAGAGAGGCATGAAGCGCAGCTACTCTGAGATTTTGACAAAGGAGTGTCTCGAGAGGGTAGGCGTAGTGGGTATTTGCCTAATGGCTCTATTAGCCGGATTTGCGTCCGTATCTACGCCTTGGCATACCTTTATAGATGCGTCAACACGCAAGAAGCGGCCGGTTACGGAGGCTGATGTTAACCGAAAGCAAGCTGGGTTGGAAGCAACCAGCGAAATGCTCGTCACGAAGCGCCATCGGCTTCAGCAGCTGGAAAGGAAAGCGTCGGATCCAGCTACTGCTGCCAAGAGCTCATCCGGTCTGGTAGGCAAAATGTTGGGCACGTTCCGGGGAATATCAAATGACGAGGCTGAGATGCGGGCACTAAGACTCGATATTTCCGGTTTGGAAACCATGGAAGCCAATCTTGCTTCTAACCTATCTCTAATGCAGAACCACCGCGCTGCCACCGTTCGAGCCTCCACAACATGCGGTCAAATCATGTTGGTGCCGTCTTATGTCTTTGCCGGGTACTGCGTCTATCGCATCCTCGCCACCACACTCACCACGTTTCGACGATTTCACTCCCCGTCCGCCAGCTTCGCCAACAGCGATCCCATCAACCGATTCCTCGGTCTCATGGCGCGCCACTGGGACCCCAAGCTCGACCAACTCGCGTGGGCACGAACAATCAGCTTCGCCTTGAGCGGAGTCATCCTCCTAGCCAGTGCGAACAGCGTCGTCCAGACATTCCACCTCTTTGCCAAATGGACACCAGGCCTCCTGCGACACGCACAAGCAAACCTCGCCTTAACAATTGGACAAATCACCGCCACATATGTCATCTCAGCGTCCCTCTTGTTAAGAAGTCAATTGCCTGCCAAGGCGGGAGGCGCCGTGACTGGCGTTCTCCAAGGGGCATTGAGTCCATCGTTTGTGGACCACTGGTTCGAGACGTGGTTTCTGCTGGGGAGCGTGTTGACGACCTTGGGAATATGGCTGGGACGAAAGTTGTCAAGAGGCTTTGACGATGACTGGGATGATTATGGTATGGAAGAGATGGGAGCAAAGCGGTCGTAG
- a CDS encoding amidase-like protein (similar to Beauveria bassiana ARSEF 2860 XP_008597492.1) codes for MSTPSPLFKTAHELSAFLSAGQTTTVDLVTAFLDQIERHNHNGKKLNALVAVAPREDVLSRAVQLDRERATGQVRSVLHGIPIVLKDTFVTDASLGMPTSAGAAFFAGLKAKKNATVVQRLLDAGLVIIGKGNMTEYCGMKSNDTPVGWSAHGGLTLSAYRRDDLDEKDQPTAAGSSNGPTVAVSAAFAPLALGTETSGSAVYPAGVNGVYGMKLSFGAVPLDGVCQLSRSFDHVGVFARDPADLKPLMDILMDKAGDDGEGRDGFKGLGVGVLSNVWGVMGDGVTDKWDTIEVKGKYEGAVKKLEEFGARVVYPLEVEKPEDVLKYHEETLKSVAYYEFPSNIAEFITCFEPVQGITTLKDVIEWNEQHADIALPKPYTTQTELIAATESTMTEETRVKAAAHLHRMATSESIGKVMDLQNLDIVLSNSDATLVHYASCAGWPVAVVPLGRAPKNGQPYGMFAMARHGREDVLLRFMTAWDEGFGRCETPLLE; via the exons ATGTCTACCCCTAGCCCGCTCTTCAAAACAGCCCACGAACTAAGCGCCTTCTTGTCCGCCGGCCAAACCACCACTGTCGATCTAGTAACCGCCTTCTTGGACCAAATCGAGCgccacaaccacaatggcAAGAAATTGAACGCCCTGGTTGCAGTTGCGCCGAGAGAAGATGTACTTTCCCGGGCGGTGCAATTGGATCGTGAGAGGGCCACCGGGCAAGTGAGGAGTGTGCTACATGGAATACCGATTGTGCTGAAG GACACTTTTGTGACGGATGCGTCGCTGGGGATGCCGACTAGTGCTGGTGCTGCGTTCTTTGCGGGCTTGAAAGCGAAGAAGAATGCGACTGTTGTGCAACGG TTACTTGATGCGGGTCttgtcatcattggcaaAGGAAATATGACT GAATACTGTGGCATGAA ATCGAATGACACGCCGGTAGGATGGTCCGCCCATGGCGGTTTGACGCTCTCGGCGTATCGGCGCGATGATCTTGATGAAAAGGATCAACCG ACGGCCGCGGGATCGTCCAACGGACCAACGGTTGCTGTGTCTGCAGCTTTTGCTCCGCTTGCACTTGGGACTGAAACTTCTGGCTCGGCTGTTTATCCTGCTGGTGTGAATGGCGTGTATGGTATGAAGCTGTCGTTTGGGGCGGTGCCTCTGGATGGGGTGTGCCAGTTGAGCCGGAGCTTTGAccatgttggtgtttttgcgAGAGATCCCGCTGATTTGAAGCCTCTTATGGATATTTTGATGGATAAAGCTGGGGATGATGGAGAGGGTCGTGATGGGTTCAAGGGGTTAGGCGTCGGTGTTTTGTCGAATGTTTGGGGTGTGATGGGGGATGGTGTGACTGATAAGTGGGATACGATTGAAGTG AAAGGGAAGTACGAAGGCGCTgtgaagaagttggaggaATTTGGTGCAAGAGTCGTGTACCCGCTTGAGGTTGAGAAACCAGAGGATGTGCTCAAGTATCATGAGGAGACGCTGAAGTCCGTTGCTT ATTACGAATTCCCATCAAATATCGCCGAGTTCATCACCTGTTTCGAGCCAGTACAAGGCATAACAACGCTCAAAGACGTAATAGAATGGAACGAGCAGCACGCAGATATTGCACTCCCAAAAC CATACACCACGCAAACTGAACTCATTGCCGCCACGGAAAGCACCATGACGGAAGAAACCCGCGTCAAAGCAGCCGCCCACCTCCACCGCATGGCCACATCCGAAAGTATCGGCAAAGTAATGGACCTGCAAAACCTGGACATTGTGCTATCCAACTCGGACGCAACGCTCGTTCACTACGCCTCCTGTGCGGGATGGCCCGTTGCCGTAGTCCCGCTGGGGAGGGCGCCGAAGAACGGTCAACCATACGGcatgtttgccatggcaAGACACGGACGAGAAGATGTCTTGCTACGGTTCATGACAGCTTGGGATGAGGGATTCGGAAGGTGTGAAACACCGCTGCTTGAATGA
- a CDS encoding RNA recognition motif containing protein (similar to Metarhizium acridum CQMa 102 XP_007816095.1) — protein MSLGDFLTDSGFGGGSWADEVEETYVTGTQPLPPSDRPRFGGGSTGMSNWQDRGYSSVRENLPQKLPDKPPFTAHLGNLAYDATNESVTEFFEGCEVVSVRIIEDREMQRPKGFGYVEFGDLEGLKKALTLDGQSFNGRMIKIKIADPPRGGDSRGGESSRDLSDWTRKGPLPDLPGRRAGPGSDFGGERERRPPRDPAAEPRAPREMNWERRGPLAPLPPQEGGPGPRDGSRTRPAPEGLGERGESHRGSRQGSASWGEGRQDGSRPPRREQPERAPTAAEKDFQWRSNMRPDAPKPQEETESPASPTAPAPAQGGRPRLNLQKRTVSEATDAAATTPSGDAKASPFGAARPINTAAREQEIEEKRQIAIREKREADEKAKEERKLAKQAAAEKEEAAAAAAAQAEEAAKEEAAKPAENEAEEKQNGASTEQKGAPRSREPREPKEQPKSRATESGNWRSASNEQRAPRGGPGNSRGGRGGAARGPRNEGRGGHRANGAPAQQASAAQGAGDGEATTVDEDGWTTVPNKKGRPGRP, from the exons ATGTCCCTGGGGGACTTTCTGACTGATAGTG GCTTTGGAGGAGGCTCTTGGgccgatgaggttgaggaaaCTTATG TTACTG GCACTCAGCCTCTTCCCCCCAGCGACCGACCTCGctttggcggtggcagcaCTGGCATGTCGAATTGGCAGGATCGAG GTTACTCCTCAGTCCGTGAGAACCTTCCCCAGAAGCTTCCCGACAAGCCCCCTTTCACTGCCCAtctcggcaatcttgccTATGACGCTACCAACGAGAGCGTCACCGAATTTTTCGAGGGCTGCGAGGTTGTCAGCGTTCGTATCATTGAGGACCGCGAGATGCAGCGTCCCAAGGGTTTCGGAtatgttgagtttggcgatCTCGAAGGACTCAAGAAGGCTTTGACTCTTGACGGACAGTCCTTCAACGGACGAAtgatcaagatcaagattGCTGACCCTC CTCGTGGTGGTGATAGCCGCGGTGGCGAATCCTCGCGCGACCTGAGCGACTGGACTCGCAAGGGACCTCTTCCAGACTTGCCTGGGCGTCGTGCCGGCCCTGGTTCTGACTTTGGTGGTGAGCGTGAGCGTCGCCCTCCCCGTGACCCTGCCGCTGAACCCCGTGCTCCTCGTGAGATGAACTGGGAACGACGCGGACCTCTTGCTCCTCTGCCACCTCAAGAAGGTGGCCCTGGACCTCGTGATGGTAGCCGAACCCGTCCCGCTCCCGAGGGTCTGGGCGAGCGTGGTGAGTCTCACCGCGGATCTCGCCAAGGGTCTGCCTCTTGGGGCGAGGGACGACAAGATGGTTCCCGACCTCCTCGACGAGAGCAGCCTGAGCGTGCTCCTACTGCCGCCGAAAAAGATTTCCAATGGCGTTCCAACATGCGCCCTGATGCCCCCAAGCCTCAGGAAGAGACGGAGAGCCCTGCCTCTCCCACTGCACCTGCTCCCGCCCAAGGTGGTCGTCCACGCCTGAACCTGCAGAAGCGAACTGTTTCTGAGGCCActgatgctgctgccaccaCGCCAAGCGGTGACGCCAAAGCAAGCCCCTTCGGAGCTGCTCGACCCATCAACACCGCCGCCCGCGAGCAAGAAATCGAGGAGAAGCGACAGATTGCCATCCGCGAGAAGCGTGAAGCCGacgagaaggccaaggaggaacGAAAACTTGCTAAGCAGGCCGCCgcagagaaggaggaggccgcagcagcagctgctgcaCAGGCTGAggaagctgccaaggaagaagccgCCAAACCAGCCGAGAACGAGGCTGAGGAGAAGCAAAACGGGGCCTCTACGGAACAAAAGGGAGCCCCCCGAAGCCGGGAGCCTCGGGAACCCAAGGAACAGCCCAAGTCGAGGGCCACTGAATCGGGCAACTGGAGATCTGCTTCCAACGAGCAGCGCGCCCCTCGCGGCGGTCCAGGCAATTCTCGAGGTGGACGCGGTGGCGCAGCCCGAGGACCTCGCAACGAAGGCCGAGGAGGACACCGTGCCAACGGAGCACCAGCCCAGCAAGCTTCCGCTGCCCAGGGGGCAGGGGACGGCGAGGCCACGACAGTTGATGAGGACGGATGGACGACAGTGCCAAACAAAAAGGGACGTCCGGGACGCCCGTAG
- a CDS encoding beta-ketoacyl synthase (similar to Metarhizium robertsii ARSEF 23 XP_011411711.1), with translation MASNGDDGPTNTQRRPQRPGFLPPGLVELVVPPLKVGVYSGTAGVLAGVGGAIARDTSPVVSGVFSGVQWFMLGSSYWFTRSVGIKVYGGEDKMTSIDKVGVSGLAGSTAGAVAGLARGPSRLLPAMVIWGLVGAGGQAIANSAFASQASKNNDGSSWLSKLSPLKRLTDEEYIDMMKEKILKVDVDIALIDDRIAELKAADKANGLERQIENTPRR, from the exons ATGGCATCAAACGGCGACGATGGACCTACAAACACGCAACGCCGGCCGCAACGCCCAGGCTTCTTACCACCTGGGCTTGTAGAGCTTGTTGTGCCGCCGCTTAAAGTAGGCGTCTACTCAG GCACAGCCGGTGTTTTGGCCGGAGTCGGGGGAGCCATTGCCAGAGACACAAGCCCTGTTGTCAGTGGTGTGTTTTCCGGGGTACAATGGTTCATGCTGGGCAGCAGCTACTGGT TCACTAGATCTGTCGGCATTAAAGTATACGGGGGCGAAGACAAAATGACATCGATAGACAAAGTCGGCGTGAGcggcttggctgggtctACTGCCGGTGCCGTGGCAGGATTGGCTC GAGGTCCTTCGAGACTTTTACCGGCAATGGTGATATGGGGATTAGTGGGAGCAGGTGGACAAGCAATTGCCAACAGCGCTTTTGCCTCGCAAGCAAGCAAAAACAACGACGGAAGCAGTTGGTTATCGAAACTAAGCCCGTTGAAGAGGTTGACAGATGAGGAGTATATCGATATGATGAAGGAGAAAATCCTGAAAGTAGATGTGGACATTGCCCTAATTGACGACCGAATCGCGGAACTCAAGGCAGCAGATAAGGCAAACGGGTTGGAAAGGCAGATCGAGAATACCCCGCGGCGATGA
- a CDS encoding NUDIX domain-containing protein (similar to Metarhizium acridum CQMa 102 XP_007816094.1), whose translation MTFTTSPSIPSSLSLPPSTFLQSHPHISRLMASAMLFRPSPTSPPQVLLLRRAPTDSYPSKWETPGGSTSDRKDASLLAGAVRELHEETGLTAKTILYPVGMLDTIPHTLSNLGISAAEEGAKNEGDDARTVSFLETGQTWGKVTVVVDVHEDLDDDASVRVRDGEHDRWAWATEEEVKGGRWMDGEEIGFVSEGVWRTVLEGFRLYAEREGRRLMMRFPGKADKGP comes from the coding sequence ATGACATTCACAACATCCCCCTCCATCCCCtcatccctctccctccccccCTCAACCTTCCTCCAATCCCACCCCCACATCTCCCGCCTCATGGCCTCAGCAATGCTCTTCCGCCCCTCTCCCACCTCCCCCCCGcaagtcctcctcctgcGCCGCGCCCCAACAGACTCCTACCCATCCAAGTGGGAAACCCCCGGCGGCTCAACCTCCGACCGCAAAGACGCGTCCCTCCTCGCCGGGGCGGTCCGCGAACTCCACGAGGAGACTGGCCTGACTGCCAAAACGATCCTCTACCCCGTCGGCATGCTGGACACCATCCCCCACACGCTCTCCAACCTAGGTATatcggcggcggaggagggcgCCAAGAACGAGGGTGACGATGCGCGGACGGTGTCGTTTCTGGAGACGGGCCAGACGTGGGGGAAGGTGACGGTCGTGGTGGACGTGCATGAGGACTTGGACGACGATGCGAGCGTGAGGGTGAGGGACGGGGAGCACGATCGGTGGGCGTGGGCgacggaggaggaggttaAAGGGGGCAGGTGGATGGACGGGGAGGAGATTGGGTTTGTGAGCGAGGGGGTTTGGAGGACGGTGTTGGAGGGGTTTAGGCTGTATGCGGAgagggaggggaggaggttgatgatgaggtttCCGGGGAAGGCTGACAAGGGGCCGTGA